CTGGGCGGCGACGATGGCGGGGGCTGCGAGCGTGCCAGCGGTGGCGGCCAGCAGCGTGCGGCGGTGAAGGCTCATGGTCGGGCGCTCCCATCTGAATTCGTGATGGGGCGCTTTTTGGCCGGGGGAGGGGGGCGGGCAAGGCCGATTCGGGGGACGCTCTGGCCGCCCGAAGCAGCGAGGTGCCTCCCGCCTGGGCAAGGCGCCCATGCGGGAGGCAGCGCCTCAGCCCTTGATGACGCGAATGGGTGCGTCCGCCTGGAACGCCTCGATCGCCTCCACCGCGCCCTGGAAATAGGCGCGGTAATTCTCCTCCGTGACGTAACCCAGATGCGGCGTCAGCACGGTGTTGGGCGCCTTGAGCAGCGGGTGGTCGGCCGGCAGCGGCTCGATGTCATAGACGTCGATGCCCGCGCGGATGCGCCCGGCATGCAGCGCCTCCAGCAGCGCCGGCTGGTCCACCAAGGGCCCGCGCGAGGTGTTCACCAGCATCGCCCCCGGCTTCATCGCGGCCAGTTCGGTGGCCCCCACGATGCCGCGCGAGCGCTCTGAGAGGATCAGGTGCAGCGTCACCACATCGGCCTGGGCGAAAAGCTCCTGCTTCTCCACGCGCGTGGCGCCCACGGCGGCGGCGGCCTCGGCCGTCAGATTGGTGCTCCAGGCGATGACCCTCATGCCCAGCGCCTGCCCCACCTTGGCGACCTTGGTGCCCAGCTTGCCGAGGCCGACCACGCCCAGCGTGCGGCCTTCCAGCCCCTGGCCCAGCGCCGTCTGCCATCGTCCGGCATGCAGCGCGCCGACCTGCTCGGGGATGCGGCGCGCGAGCGAGAGGATCAGGCCCCAGGTCAGGTCCACCGTGGGCGCGCCGAAGCTCGGCGTGCCGGAGAAGACGATGCCCCGCTCCGCGCAGGCCTCGGCGTCGATGCCGCGATTGCGCTCACCGGTCGTGATCAGCAGCTTGAGGTTGGGCAGGCGCTCGATCAGCGCGCGCGGGAAGGGCGTCCGCTCGCGCATGGCGAGGATGGCGTCGAAGGGCATGAGGCGCTGCACCAGCGCCTCCCGGTCGGCGATGGTGTCGCGGAAGACGGTCTTCTCGAGGCCGGGCAGCCGGTCCCAGGGGCCCATGGCAAGGGTCACGTCCTGGTAGTCGTCGAGGATGGCGAGGCGCTTCAGTTCGGGCATGGTCCGCTCCCTGGGGATCAATCGGTCAGGGCGCGAAGGGCATTGAGAATCACCGCCACGTCAATGGCCTCCTGGATCAGGGCGCCCTGCACGGGGCTCAGATAGCCGAAGGCGGCGAGCACCATGCCGAGGCTGGAGAGGCCGATGCCGATGGTCACGCTTTGCAGCGCGATGGCGCGCGCGCGCCGGGCGGCGGCGAGCGTGCCCGCGAGATGCGCGAGGCCATCCACCAGCAGCACCGCATCCGCCGCCTCGGCCGCCGCGGCCCCCTTGGTGGCGACGGCGACGCCGACATCGGCCGCGGCCAGGGCCGGCGCGTCGTTCAGCCCGTCGCCCAGCATCAGCACCGGGCCTTCCGGGCGCGCGGCCGCGATCAGCGCGACCTTGTCGGCCGGGCTTTGCCGCGCATGCGCCGCATCGGCGCCGATGGCCGCCCCCGCCGCGCGCACCGGCGCATTGGCATCGCCTGAAGCGAGGATGATTCGGCGGATGCCCTGCGCGCGCAGGGTGGCGATGGTCGCGATCGCATCGGGGCGCAACTGGTCGGCGAAGACGAGGGTCGCGGCCTGGGCGCCATCCAGCGCGATGGCGCAGCGCATCGCCCCCTCTGGCACTTTGCCGGCCGGGAGCGGCAGGGCGGGCGCGCCCGTCATCTCGGCCACCCAATTGGGTCCGCCCACCGCCACGCGGCGGCCCTCCACCAGGCCGGTCAGCCCCTCGCCTGGCGTCTCGTGCACCTCCTCCGGCACGCTGAGCGCGAGGCCGCGCGCGCGGGCGGCGGCGACCAGGGCGCGGGCGATGGGATGCTCGGAGGCCTGGTCGAGCGAGGCGGCGAGGCGCAGCGCCTCCTCCGGGCCTTCCATGGCGACGAGCGAGGGCGCGCCCGCCGTGATCGTGCCGGTCTTGTCGATGACCAGCACGCGGATCCGCGCCATCGCCTCCAGCACCGCCGCCGACTTCACCAGCACGCCGAGCTTGGCCGTGCGCGAGAGCCCCGCCAGCAAGGCCACCGGCACGGCGAGGATCAGCGGGCAGGGCGTGGCGATGACCAGCACGGCAAGCGCGCGCTGCGCCTCGCCCGTCAGCGCCCAGGCGCCGCCCGCCATGGCGAGCGTGAGCAGCAGGAAGCCGACCGACCATTGGTCCGCCAGACGCGCCATGGGCGCCCGGCTGTCGGCCGCGGCCCGCACCATGCGCACGATGCCGGCATAGGTGCTGGCCCCCGCGTCGGTGGTGGCGCGCAGGTCGAAGGCATCGCCCGCATTGGCGCAGCCGGAGAGCATGGCCTCGCCCTCGGTGACGCGCACCGGCATGGGCTCGCCGGTCAGCGCCGCCGTGTCGAGCATGGCGAGCGGCGAGGCTAGCGTGCCATCCACCGGCAGCACGGCGCCGCGGCGGATCAGCAGCAGGTCGCCCACCGCGATGTCCTCGATGGGGATTTCGGTCAGCGCGCCATCGTCATGCCGCAGCGCGGTGCGCGGCTGGCGGGCCAGCAGTGCCGTCATCTCGGCGCCGGCGCGGCGATGGGCGTAGTCCTCGAGATACTGCCCGCCCGCATACATGAGCGCGACGATGCAGGCCGCCAGCGGCTCGCCCATCGCGAGGCCGGCCGCCATGGCGAGTGCGGCGATCAGGTCCAGCCCGAAGGCGCCCTGCCGCAGGCTGCGGACCATCTCGGCCACCAGCAGCACCAGGACGGGCAGCGTGCCCATGGCGAGCGCGACCTCGGGCCGCCCGCCCACCCACCAGAGCAGGGCGCCCGCCAGCAGCCCCAGCAGCGGACAGGCAACCAGCAGGCGCCGGTCCGCGAGCGGGTTCACCCTTTCACCGCCTCC
This region of Sediminicoccus rosea genomic DNA includes:
- a CDS encoding D-2-hydroxyacid dehydrogenase family protein: MPELKRLAILDDYQDVTLAMGPWDRLPGLEKTVFRDTIADREALVQRLMPFDAILAMRERTPFPRALIERLPNLKLLITTGERNRGIDAEACAERGIVFSGTPSFGAPTVDLTWGLILSLARRIPEQVGALHAGRWQTALGQGLEGRTLGVVGLGKLGTKVAKVGQALGMRVIAWSTNLTAEAAAAVGATRVEKQELFAQADVVTLHLILSERSRGIVGATELAAMKPGAMLVNTSRGPLVDQPALLEALHAGRIRAGIDVYDIEPLPADHPLLKAPNTVLTPHLGYVTEENYRAYFQGAVEAIEAFQADAPIRVIKG
- a CDS encoding heavy metal translocating P-type ATPase, which produces MNPLADRRLLVACPLLGLLAGALLWWVGGRPEVALAMGTLPVLVLLVAEMVRSLRQGAFGLDLIAALAMAAGLAMGEPLAACIVALMYAGGQYLEDYAHRRAGAEMTALLARQPRTALRHDDGALTEIPIEDIAVGDLLLIRRGAVLPVDGTLASPLAMLDTAALTGEPMPVRVTEGEAMLSGCANAGDAFDLRATTDAGASTYAGIVRMVRAAADSRAPMARLADQWSVGFLLLTLAMAGGAWALTGEAQRALAVLVIATPCPLILAVPVALLAGLSRTAKLGVLVKSAAVLEAMARIRVLVIDKTGTITAGAPSLVAMEGPEEALRLAASLDQASEHPIARALVAAARARGLALSVPEEVHETPGEGLTGLVEGRRVAVGGPNWVAEMTGAPALPLPAGKVPEGAMRCAIALDGAQAATLVFADQLRPDAIATIATLRAQGIRRIILASGDANAPVRAAGAAIGADAAHARQSPADKVALIAAARPEGPVLMLGDGLNDAPALAAADVGVAVATKGAAAAEAADAVLLVDGLAHLAGTLAAARRARAIALQSVTIGIGLSSLGMVLAAFGYLSPVQGALIQEAIDVAVILNALRALTD